In one Winogradskyella sp. MH6 genomic region, the following are encoded:
- a CDS encoding ferredoxin: MVVVTLQRNKCIGCNYCVELAPQQFQMSKKDGKSVLLHAEEKKGFYTLKSKDYEILEPSQNASKACPVNIITVKHI; the protein is encoded by the coding sequence GTAATAAGTGTATTGGTTGTAATTACTGTGTGGAGTTGGCACCACAGCAATTTCAAATGTCTAAAAAAGATGGGAAATCTGTGTTGCTACATGCAGAAGAGAAGAAAGGATTTTACACACTAAAATCTAAAGATTATGAGATTTTAGAACCAAGTCAAAATGCTTCAAAAGCCTGTCCTGTGAATATTATTACGGTTAAACATATCTAG